A genomic segment from Pyrodictium occultum encodes:
- a CDS encoding AAA family ATPase, translating to MTAGRSVRLVADIADRVAGEVSKVVYGLEEELRIILAALLVGGHVLLEGVPGVAKTTLAKALASSLRLGFRRIQFTPDLLPSDIIGTMVYDQRSGEFRLRRGPIFTNVLLADEINRASPRTQSALLEAMQERQVTVEGETLPLPEPFLVIATQNPVELEGTFPLPEAQLDRFLVKVSIPLPGREVLRRILRGLETIERWPVEPVAGREELIEARKAIWGVEVSDPVLDYIIDIVEASHQHPDVRLGASPRAAIALQQLSRALAAMEGRDYVIPDDVKRAARHVLPHRLILSPEAEAEGRRPEEVVEEIIRRVRVPVP from the coding sequence TTGACCGCGGGACGGTCGGTCAGGCTGGTGGCCGATATAGCTGACAGGGTGGCGGGGGAGGTTTCGAAGGTAGTCTACGGGCTGGAGGAGGAGCTCAGGATAATCCTGGCGGCCCTCCTCGTGGGGGGCCATGTGCTCCTCGAGGGAGTCCCGGGCGTGGCTAAGACAACGCTCGCCAAGGCGCTTGCCTCGAGCCTCCGGCTGGGGTTCAGGAGGATCCAGTTCACCCCCGACCTGCTCCCCAGCGACATCATAGGCACCATGGTGTACGACCAGAGGAGCGGCGAGTTCCGGCTCCGCCGCGGCCCCATATTCACCAACGTGCTTCTCGCCGACGAGATCAACAGGGCCTCGCCCAGGACGCAGAGCGCGCTGCTGGAGGCGATGCAGGAGAGGCAGGTGACGGTGGAGGGCGAGACGCTCCCCCTCCCCGAGCCCTTCCTGGTTATAGCCACCCAGAACCCGGTGGAGCTCGAGGGCACATTCCCGCTCCCCGAGGCCCAGCTGGACCGCTTCCTCGTGAAGGTCTCGATCCCCCTGCCAGGCCGGGAGGTGCTCCGCCGCATCCTCCGGGGCCTCGAGACTATAGAGAGGTGGCCGGTGGAGCCGGTGGCGGGCCGGGAGGAGCTGATCGAGGCGAGGAAAGCGATATGGGGTGTCGAGGTGAGCGACCCGGTGCTCGACTACATAATAGACATCGTGGAGGCCAGCCACCAGCACCCGGACGTGAGGCTCGGCGCGAGCCCCAGGGCGGCTATAGCGCTGCAGCAGCTCTCCCGCGCCCTGGCCGCGATGGAGGGGAGGGACTACGTTATACCCGACGACGTGAAAAGGGCTGCCCGCCACGTGCTCCCCCACCGGCTCATCCTCAGCCCCGAGGCCGAGGCTGAGGGCCGCCGGCCCGAGGAGGTGGTGGAGGAGATCATACGCCGCGTGAGGGTCCCCGTCCCCTAG
- a CDS encoding DUF58 domain-containing protein, with protein MPGESPLEKIAAEAAPLTPRGHAALFLSAALVAAGLLAGPGAAEALVAAGLALLALVLAERSLFLAKAAALQRLGVRWELETPMAEGRPSRVRLVLENRSLVALEHVEVYDSPPRLFRWREPPRAVVSLPALGRAVVEYTLVPVVGRHGWGGPLRLAAEDFLGFFRAERLVYEGLPEVAVQPRVLEALLRRALLPTVLQPGGVERLRRRGLGVEFLELREYTPDDDIRLVDWKASARRGRLVVKVFEQESSLRVLLVIDAWPSMFTGVLGRTRIEHAARLAATLAEYLARRGDAYRLYILGPDGGSSLSPWLRGRGSGATARRFIAERLSWPRGRLGAPDPGSRASALRNGLLSALPRGGAALILVSDLGGDPGAARAYAGALAGLRPALRGLRVYLVHLSPVLFESTALEGSRASAYLLLSLERLRALRSALSLLRGGGVEVVELGPRDPVSALLDRLERLRGVVS; from the coding sequence TTGCCCGGGGAGAGCCCGCTCGAGAAGATAGCCGCGGAGGCCGCCCCCCTCACCCCGCGGGGGCACGCGGCGCTCTTCCTCTCCGCCGCCCTGGTGGCCGCGGGGCTCCTCGCGGGGCCCGGCGCCGCGGAGGCCCTGGTGGCCGCGGGGCTGGCGCTTCTCGCCCTGGTGCTGGCTGAGCGGAGCCTCTTCCTCGCCAAGGCGGCGGCGCTCCAGAGGCTCGGGGTGCGCTGGGAGCTGGAGACGCCGATGGCCGAGGGCAGGCCCTCGAGGGTGAGGCTGGTGCTCGAGAACCGGTCGCTGGTGGCCCTGGAGCACGTGGAGGTCTACGACTCGCCTCCCCGGCTCTTCCGCTGGAGGGAGCCCCCGAGGGCGGTGGTCAGCCTCCCGGCCCTGGGCAGGGCCGTGGTGGAGTACACCCTCGTCCCGGTTGTGGGCAGGCACGGGTGGGGCGGCCCGCTGCGCCTGGCCGCGGAGGACTTCCTCGGCTTCTTCAGGGCGGAGAGGCTTGTCTACGAGGGGCTCCCGGAGGTGGCGGTGCAGCCCAGGGTGCTGGAGGCCCTGCTCCGCCGCGCCCTGCTCCCCACGGTGCTCCAGCCGGGTGGGGTGGAGAGGCTGAGGCGCCGCGGGCTCGGCGTCGAGTTCCTCGAGCTACGCGAGTACACGCCCGACGACGACATAAGGCTCGTGGACTGGAAGGCCTCGGCGAGGCGGGGCAGGCTCGTGGTCAAGGTGTTCGAGCAAGAGTCCTCGCTCCGAGTCCTGCTCGTGATCGACGCCTGGCCCTCTATGTTCACCGGCGTGCTCGGCAGGACAAGGATAGAGCACGCAGCCAGGCTGGCCGCCACGCTGGCGGAGTACCTGGCCCGCCGCGGCGACGCCTACCGGCTCTACATCCTGGGCCCCGACGGCGGCTCCAGCCTGAGCCCGTGGCTCAGGGGGCGGGGGAGCGGGGCGACCGCACGCCGCTTCATAGCGGAGCGGCTCTCGTGGCCCCGGGGGCGGCTGGGGGCGCCGGACCCGGGCTCCAGGGCCTCAGCGCTCCGCAATGGGCTACTCTCAGCCCTGCCCAGGGGAGGCGCCGCCCTGATACTGGTGAGCGACCTGGGCGGGGACCCCGGCGCTGCAAGGGCCTACGCGGGGGCCTTGGCCGGGCTCCGCCCGGCCCTGAGGGGGCTTAGGGTCTACCTCGTGCACCTCTCCCCCGTCCTCTTCGAGTCCACGGCCCTGGAGGGCTCCAGGGCCTCGGCCTACCTGCTGCTCTCCCTGGAGAGGCTGAGGGCCCTTAGGAGCGCCCTCTCCCTGCTCCGGGGCGGCGGCGTCGAGGTGGTGGAGCTGGGCCCCAGGGACCCGGTCTCGGCGCTGCTGGATAGGCTGGAGAGGCTGCGGGGAGTCGTGTCTTGA
- a CDS encoding ABC transporter ATP-binding protein, translating to MLEVNNIEVVYHPYILVLKGISIEVPEKSIVAVLGPNGAGKTTLLKAVSGLVKLDRGRVTKGYISYMGERIENRDPEDVSRRGIIYVVEGRRIFRELTVEENIEAVAYAWRSRRPDPELVYKYFPRLRAKRGTRAGYLSGGEQQMLAIGLALLARPRLLLLDEPSLGLAPKVVSEVYESVKRMHEEEGVTILLAEQNARKALEIADYGYIIENGRIVLEGPAERLREDKDVKEFYLGVKGAEAGGYRRAKWYRRKKRWV from the coding sequence ATGCTGGAGGTCAACAACATAGAGGTGGTGTATCACCCCTACATACTGGTGCTCAAGGGGATAAGCATAGAGGTTCCGGAGAAAAGCATAGTAGCGGTCCTCGGCCCCAACGGGGCCGGGAAGACCACGCTCCTCAAGGCGGTCTCGGGCCTCGTCAAGCTGGACCGTGGCAGGGTGACGAAGGGCTACATCAGCTACATGGGGGAGCGCATAGAGAACCGGGACCCCGAGGACGTGTCCCGCCGCGGCATAATCTACGTGGTTGAGGGCAGGAGGATATTCCGGGAGCTCACTGTCGAGGAGAACATAGAGGCCGTGGCCTACGCGTGGAGGAGCCGCCGGCCCGACCCGGAGCTTGTGTACAAGTACTTCCCGAGGCTCCGGGCGAAGAGAGGGACCAGGGCCGGCTACCTCAGCGGCGGCGAGCAGCAGATGCTGGCCATAGGCCTGGCGCTGCTCGCAAGGCCCAGGCTGCTCCTCCTCGACGAGCCGAGCCTCGGCCTAGCCCCCAAGGTGGTGAGCGAGGTCTACGAGTCAGTTAAGAGGATGCACGAGGAGGAGGGGGTCACCATTCTCCTCGCCGAGCAGAACGCCAGGAAGGCGCTGGAGATAGCGGACTACGGCTACATAATAGAGAATGGGAGGATAGTGCTCGAGGGGCCGGCGGAGAGGCTCCGGGAGGACAAGGACGTGAAGGAGTTCTACCTGGGCGTCAAGGGCGCCGAGGCCGGGGGCTACAGGAGGGCGAAATGGTACCGGAGGAAGAAGCGCTGGGTCTAG
- a CDS encoding ABC transporter substrate-binding protein has protein sequence MSRSAAIAVGIVVIIIVIAAAAVLMKGGGGAKPAPAAASPSTTAAPATTQTTSTTTAATTATTGTAAATATAGKTMKINVGLLVDLSGPTSDVGKDYARGAELAFKYFNEKGIYTKDGVRVVINYIKRDYGYQPPKAAEFYKEFRDRYHVIAIVGWGTADTEFLSSQVAKDRIFYVSASYSAKLVPQPYNFFPAPDYSTQACAAVAWMAQRKPNATLVLLYDHKVAYSKSPIPAIKAMAEKLGMKVYDVDLPLKASEADATNAVKQAMTYNPDFLWCGNTIGSCSLAARAMAKLGLNAVMVANVWGFDERFPELAAADIRGKAAGVSPWIWPEYAKDKPGYQELYEAVKLYGKDLGISEKDVNLRIMQGFINVWLLVKAITMTTSKDLQEKGGEALKMAIESSCNGEPIKLGDITPPMRYCPGSHLPFRTAYIVVYGEDGQFHFEGPIEAKGVDCVKATLQGGG, from the coding sequence ATGTCCAGGAGCGCCGCGATAGCCGTAGGAATAGTAGTGATAATAATAGTGATAGCCGCGGCGGCCGTTCTCATGAAGGGTGGCGGGGGAGCCAAGCCCGCCCCAGCCGCGGCCAGCCCGTCCACCACGGCAGCCCCGGCGACCACGCAGACCACATCCACGACCACCGCGGCAACCACGGCCACAACGGGCACGGCAGCCGCGACCGCTACGGCCGGGAAGACCATGAAGATAAACGTGGGCCTCCTGGTGGACCTAAGCGGCCCCACCAGCGACGTCGGCAAGGACTATGCTAGGGGTGCAGAGCTGGCGTTCAAGTACTTCAACGAGAAGGGGATATACACGAAGGACGGGGTAAGGGTGGTGATAAACTACATCAAGAGGGACTACGGCTATCAGCCGCCCAAGGCCGCTGAGTTCTACAAGGAGTTCCGCGACCGCTACCATGTGATAGCCATAGTGGGCTGGGGCACCGCTGACACCGAGTTCCTCTCCAGCCAGGTGGCCAAGGACCGGATATTCTACGTGTCCGCCAGCTACTCCGCCAAGCTGGTGCCGCAGCCCTACAACTTCTTCCCGGCGCCCGACTACAGCACGCAGGCCTGCGCCGCGGTAGCCTGGATGGCCCAGAGGAAGCCCAATGCAACCCTGGTGCTGCTCTACGACCACAAGGTGGCCTACAGCAAGAGCCCGATACCCGCCATAAAGGCTATGGCCGAGAAGCTGGGCATGAAGGTGTACGATGTGGACCTACCGCTGAAGGCTAGCGAGGCCGACGCCACCAACGCCGTGAAGCAGGCCATGACCTACAACCCCGACTTCCTGTGGTGCGGCAACACTATAGGCAGCTGCAGCCTAGCCGCCCGCGCCATGGCCAAGCTCGGGCTGAACGCTGTGATGGTTGCCAACGTGTGGGGCTTCGACGAGAGGTTCCCGGAGCTCGCGGCCGCCGACATAAGGGGCAAGGCGGCGGGAGTGTCGCCCTGGATATGGCCGGAGTACGCTAAGGACAAGCCCGGCTACCAGGAGCTGTACGAGGCCGTGAAGCTCTACGGCAAGGACCTGGGCATCAGTGAGAAGGACGTCAACCTGAGGATAATGCAGGGCTTCATAAACGTGTGGCTCCTGGTGAAGGCGATAACAATGACCACCTCTAAGGACCTGCAGGAGAAGGGCGGCGAGGCGCTGAAGATGGCGATAGAGTCCAGCTGCAATGGCGAGCCCATAAAGCTTGGCGACATAACGCCGCCGATGAGGTACTGCCCCGGCAGCCACCTGCCCTTCAGAACGGCGTACATAGTGGTCTACGGCGAGGACGGGCAGTTCCACTTCGAGGGCCCGATAGAGGCTAAGGGAGTAGACTGCGTGAAGGCCACCCTTCAGGGCGGAGGCTAG
- a CDS encoding branched-chain amino acid ABC transporter permease, which produces MPAGVFKETYRGLMAHLRYPIHVYSTAAALALLLALPFIAGSFIVDKLVLYMAFLVAAIGLNITTGLAGQISLAQAALMGAGAFTAAWLTLHGVNILLAIPAGALVAAAVGTVLGLPSFRLKGYYLAMASIAAQELLYYIYQRWVASNQYMPVNDSAKTLLGVYLGGGKPLYYTALLITIAAAWAAANIGRSSLGRAMKAVRDNDISAEIIGINVAKTKAIAFALGSFYAGLAGGLLALQLVAIDYGNFSLEQSINLLAMVLVGGAGRVIWGSVLGLIAIMATHSILEMVFQGNPVYDYLVLGAIIAFFVVEEPEGLIAVLRRVKEYFRLWPYSY; this is translated from the coding sequence GTGCCTGCCGGAGTGTTCAAGGAGACGTACCGCGGCCTCATGGCCCACCTCCGGTACCCGATCCACGTCTACTCCACAGCCGCGGCGTTGGCGCTGCTGCTGGCCCTGCCGTTCATCGCGGGCAGCTTCATAGTGGACAAGCTGGTGCTCTACATGGCGTTCCTGGTGGCGGCGATAGGGCTCAACATAACCACCGGGCTGGCCGGCCAGATATCCCTGGCGCAGGCCGCGCTGATGGGCGCCGGCGCCTTCACGGCCGCGTGGTTGACGCTCCACGGGGTGAACATCCTCCTAGCGATACCCGCGGGGGCCCTCGTGGCGGCGGCGGTGGGCACGGTGCTGGGCCTGCCGTCCTTCAGGCTGAAGGGCTACTACCTGGCGATGGCCAGCATAGCGGCGCAGGAGCTGCTCTACTACATCTACCAGCGCTGGGTAGCCTCCAACCAGTACATGCCGGTCAACGACTCCGCGAAGACCCTGCTGGGCGTCTACCTGGGCGGCGGGAAGCCCCTCTACTACACAGCGCTCCTCATCACGATAGCGGCGGCGTGGGCGGCGGCCAATATTGGGAGAAGCAGCCTGGGCAGGGCTATGAAGGCCGTACGCGACAACGACATATCGGCGGAGATAATCGGGATAAACGTGGCCAAGACCAAGGCCATCGCCTTCGCCCTCGGGAGCTTCTACGCCGGGCTCGCCGGCGGCCTGCTGGCACTCCAGCTCGTAGCCATAGACTACGGCAACTTCTCGCTGGAGCAGTCAATAAACCTCCTAGCAATGGTGCTGGTGGGCGGCGCCGGCCGGGTAATATGGGGCAGCGTGCTCGGCCTAATAGCGATAATGGCTACGCACAGCATCCTGGAGATGGTGTTCCAGGGCAACCCGGTATACGACTACCTGGTGCTCGGAGCAATCATAGCGTTCTTCGTGGTCGAGGAGCCGGAGGGCCTCATAGCAGTGCTGAGGAGGGTGAAGGAGTACTTCAGGCTATGGCCCTACAGCTACTGA
- a CDS encoding branched-chain amino acid ABC transporter permease, which produces MLGQLASYAVSGIVIGVVYAALALGYNIVYRVSKSINFAHPALVLLTAVTAYLAAVKAGLGLAAGALVAAAVGFAVGAAVERLVARPLRGRPPAALIAATLGVYYVLKGVSMYLGGGSVPQASLLNSSFRVAAGSVVLSASDLAALAAGAGVVALVAAVHRFTRLGVAMRAASEDAYGAAAYGIPVKALTMLSWGLAGAAGGLAAVAVALEANLSPVLEVYAIKALAASLLAGLDTVAGIIVGGLALGLSEQLVMFLEPYLRAAGLDLVGVHEAAAYLIMLLVLLAKPYGIFGTERIERV; this is translated from the coding sequence GTGCTGGGGCAGCTCGCATCATATGCGGTGTCGGGCATAGTGATAGGCGTGGTCTACGCGGCGCTGGCGCTAGGCTACAATATAGTCTACCGTGTGAGCAAGTCGATAAACTTCGCCCACCCGGCGCTGGTCCTGCTCACAGCCGTAACCGCCTACCTCGCCGCGGTGAAGGCCGGGCTAGGGCTGGCGGCAGGAGCCCTCGTGGCGGCGGCGGTGGGCTTCGCCGTCGGCGCTGCGGTGGAGAGGCTAGTGGCCAGGCCCCTCCGCGGCAGGCCGCCGGCGGCGCTGATAGCAGCCACGCTCGGCGTCTACTACGTGCTCAAGGGCGTCTCGATGTACCTCGGCGGGGGTAGCGTGCCGCAGGCGAGCCTGCTCAACAGCAGCTTCAGGGTAGCGGCCGGCTCGGTGGTGCTCTCCGCCTCCGACCTGGCAGCCCTCGCCGCGGGGGCTGGCGTGGTCGCGCTGGTGGCCGCTGTACACAGGTTCACCAGGCTAGGGGTTGCAATGAGGGCTGCCTCGGAGGATGCCTACGGGGCCGCCGCCTACGGGATCCCAGTGAAGGCGTTGACCATGCTGAGCTGGGGGCTGGCCGGCGCGGCGGGGGGCCTGGCGGCGGTCGCGGTGGCCCTGGAGGCCAACCTGAGCCCCGTGCTGGAGGTCTACGCGATCAAGGCGCTGGCCGCCAGCCTGCTCGCTGGCCTCGACACCGTGGCCGGGATAATAGTCGGCGGCCTGGCGCTCGGGCTGTCGGAGCAGCTGGTCATGTTCCTCGAGCCCTACCTGCGGGCCGCCGGCCTGGACCTGGTGGGGGTCCACGAGGCCGCAGCGTACCTCATCATGCTGCTCGTGCTCCTGGCCAAGCCTTACGGGATCTTCGGCACTGAGAGGATAGAGCGCGTCTAG
- a CDS encoding AMP-dependent synthetase/ligase, whose amino-acid sequence MAEVGRGAKPYETTFPWLLEARAREWPGRVAFRWKRYGVWRRFTWSDYYRLVRWAALGLYSLGIGRGEKAAFIMGNRPAWPIYEVGAQSIGAATVGIYKDSLSDEVAYILQLSDARVVLVEGQEQLDRVLEVIDKTKVEKIIVDEAKGLHMYRDKLGDLIITFADLLGMGRRLEEQSPGLYDKLTGDLDPEDVAGLFTTSGTTGRPKLAMLSHRNLLAMAYQLNQLDPVERSWEYVSFLPPAWVGEQMMSIALHFMAGFRLNFPESPETLWRDFREIAPHFLFAPPRIWERIAKDVMARMEDSDPVKKAFYRLAMWVGWRAARSRLRPGRRRPSLGWRLAWYLAYWLALRGILDKTGLKRVKRAYTGGAMLGPDYVEYFHALGVNLKQIYGQTEVAGIAVVHPDDDVRLDTVGKPLPETEIRIAEDGEILLRSPAVMKGYYRNPEATRKTLDPDGWLHTGDVGELTPDGHLVIHDRAKEIITLSDGTRVAPQVVQNKLKFSPYIAEAAVVGERRPYLAALLNIDYTTVSRWAERRGIPFTSYSDLSQKPQVLELLKREVARANSRLPERLRVKRFVSLFKEFHPDDGEMTRTRKLRRRVIEQRYAGLIEAIYRGEEWYELTVEMRLEDGRRVKATRRVRILTAE is encoded by the coding sequence GTGGCGGAGGTGGGTAGGGGGGCGAAACCCTACGAGACGACCTTCCCCTGGCTCCTGGAGGCCAGGGCCAGAGAGTGGCCCGGCAGGGTGGCGTTCCGCTGGAAGCGGTACGGCGTCTGGCGCCGCTTCACCTGGAGCGACTACTACCGGCTCGTCCGCTGGGCGGCCCTGGGGCTCTACAGCCTCGGGATAGGGAGGGGCGAGAAGGCCGCCTTCATAATGGGCAACAGGCCCGCCTGGCCGATCTACGAGGTGGGGGCGCAGAGCATCGGAGCAGCCACCGTCGGGATCTATAAGGATAGCCTGAGCGACGAGGTAGCCTACATCCTCCAGCTTAGCGACGCCAGGGTGGTGCTCGTCGAGGGCCAGGAGCAGCTCGACAGGGTGCTGGAGGTCATAGACAAGACTAAGGTGGAGAAGATAATCGTCGACGAGGCCAAGGGCCTCCACATGTACAGGGACAAGCTGGGAGACCTCATAATCACCTTCGCGGACCTGCTTGGCATGGGGAGGAGGCTGGAGGAGCAGAGCCCGGGGCTCTACGACAAGCTCACCGGTGACCTGGACCCCGAGGATGTGGCCGGCCTGTTCACCACGAGCGGCACCACTGGGAGGCCCAAGCTGGCTATGCTGAGCCACCGGAACCTGCTGGCGATGGCTTACCAGCTGAACCAGCTGGACCCTGTGGAGAGGAGCTGGGAGTACGTCTCCTTCCTGCCGCCGGCCTGGGTCGGGGAGCAGATGATGAGCATAGCGCTCCACTTCATGGCCGGGTTCCGGTTGAATTTCCCGGAGAGCCCGGAGACGCTGTGGAGGGACTTCAGGGAGATAGCACCCCACTTCCTCTTCGCGCCGCCCAGGATATGGGAGAGAATAGCCAAGGACGTAATGGCCAGGATGGAGGACAGTGACCCGGTTAAGAAGGCGTTCTACCGGCTCGCCATGTGGGTGGGCTGGAGGGCGGCCCGGTCGAGGCTCCGCCCCGGCAGGAGGAGGCCCAGCCTCGGCTGGAGGCTGGCCTGGTACCTCGCCTACTGGCTGGCGCTCCGCGGCATACTCGACAAGACCGGGCTGAAGAGGGTGAAGAGAGCCTACACCGGCGGCGCCATGCTGGGCCCCGACTACGTGGAGTACTTCCACGCGCTGGGGGTCAACCTGAAGCAGATCTACGGCCAGACGGAGGTGGCCGGCATAGCAGTGGTCCACCCCGACGACGATGTTAGGCTGGACACTGTCGGGAAGCCCCTGCCGGAGACGGAGATCCGGATAGCCGAGGACGGGGAGATACTGCTACGCAGCCCGGCAGTGATGAAGGGCTACTACCGCAACCCAGAGGCGACCAGGAAGACCCTCGACCCCGACGGCTGGCTCCACACCGGGGACGTGGGGGAGCTGACCCCCGACGGCCACCTGGTGATACACGACCGCGCCAAGGAGATTATAACGCTGAGCGATGGCACAAGGGTGGCGCCGCAGGTGGTGCAGAACAAGCTGAAGTTCAGCCCCTACATAGCCGAGGCTGCCGTGGTCGGCGAGAGGAGGCCCTACCTGGCTGCGCTCCTCAACATAGACTACACCACTGTCTCCAGGTGGGCGGAGAGGAGAGGCATACCCTTCACCAGCTACAGCGACCTGAGCCAGAAGCCGCAGGTGCTCGAGCTGCTGAAGAGGGAGGTGGCCAGGGCTAACTCCAGGCTGCCGGAGCGGCTGCGTGTGAAGAGGTTCGTAAGCCTCTTCAAGGAGTTCCACCCCGACGACGGGGAGATGACGCGGACTAGGAAGCTGAGGCGCAGGGTGATAGAGCAGCGCTACGCCGGCCTAATAGAAGCCATCTACAGGGGCGAGGAGTGGTACGAGCTTACCGTGGAGATGAGGCTGGAGGACGGGAGGAGGGTGAAGGCCACGAGGAGGGTGAGGATACTCACAGCCGAGTAG
- a CDS encoding ABC transporter ATP-binding protein, translated as MFSAAKEHGRVMGFDYRSLWQEGSLYREKPQAGIDYILEVEDVRVEFGGVVAVDGAGFRLRPGEILAVIGPNGAGKTSLLNVVSGFYKPRKGRVVFEGRDITRLPPHARARLGLARTFQHSELFRHMTVVENIMAGLEPWRSYSIIDAAFWTPRAQRWEEWAREKAERVIDLLELHEYRDRVVEGLPPGVQKRVDLARALAQDPKVVLMDEPMAGLSREEKEDLARAIVEVNETRGISFVLVEHDLEVVMDLCDRVVVMDSGRVIAEGPPSKVANDPRVIEAYIGG; from the coding sequence TTGTTCTCCGCTGCTAAGGAGCATGGGAGGGTGATGGGCTTCGATTACCGCTCCCTCTGGCAGGAGGGCAGCCTGTACCGGGAGAAGCCCCAGGCTGGCATAGACTACATACTGGAAGTCGAGGACGTGAGGGTAGAGTTCGGCGGCGTAGTGGCTGTCGACGGAGCCGGCTTCAGGCTCCGCCCAGGCGAGATACTCGCGGTTATAGGCCCCAACGGGGCGGGGAAGACCAGTCTCCTCAACGTGGTCTCGGGCTTCTACAAGCCGAGGAAGGGCAGGGTGGTGTTCGAGGGCAGGGACATCACGAGGCTCCCGCCCCACGCGAGGGCCAGGCTGGGGCTCGCCAGGACCTTCCAGCACAGCGAGCTGTTCCGCCACATGACCGTCGTGGAGAACATAATGGCCGGGCTGGAGCCGTGGAGGAGCTACAGCATCATCGACGCCGCCTTCTGGACGCCGAGGGCGCAGCGCTGGGAGGAGTGGGCCAGGGAGAAGGCCGAGAGGGTCATAGACCTCCTCGAGCTCCACGAGTACCGTGACCGGGTTGTGGAGGGGCTCCCGCCGGGCGTGCAGAAGCGCGTCGACCTGGCGAGGGCGCTGGCCCAGGACCCGAAGGTAGTCCTCATGGACGAGCCCATGGCTGGGCTGAGCAGGGAGGAGAAGGAGGACCTGGCACGGGCCATAGTGGAGGTCAACGAGACCAGGGGCATCTCCTTCGTGCTCGTAGAGCACGACCTGGAGGTTGTCATGGACCTCTGCGACCGCGTCGTGGTGATGGACTCCGGCCGCGTTATAGCCGAGGGCCCGCCCTCCAAGGTGGCGAACGATCCCCGCGTGATAGAGGCCTACATAGGTGGCTGA
- a CDS encoding class I adenylate-forming enzyme family protein yields the protein MACGYPGTMVDVLLCHAGGQGEREAVVDTEGAGLTYERLLSLSSRAARVLTERYGLGEGGVAAIAPVNKAEAVVALYAVWLAGAAAEVLDPLSHSMDLEMQLRQKPPRVMITHRGMEELHCGVAERLGARCLPAEMLVEEAGHGAPWEGYTRPRAWDTAIIYFYAGIAGRTLPVLHSHSGIAASAHTLVAHYGLSRDDRVFASAPISHALGLQLSLLSALYAGGTAVLYTKRGRLDPGHAASALASSRATMVLGAPGFYQAILSAGYRGHEGLRYAVSAGAPLPRETQEEWGRATGVELLQLYGMTEAAPLTATLPGDNPPGSIGRPMPGVEARLADPGDPSRRAEREGELLARGPMVMKGYMDEEETRRAILPGGWLRTGDILAVDEEGHYYFRGVRKRMLKYKGYPIFPRDLEILLEQHPAVARAVVEGEPAGDLGQVPVARVWLRRGASATREELLDWVNSRVASYKRLRRVEIAGELPGEEQP from the coding sequence GTGGCCTGCGGCTACCCGGGCACGATGGTTGACGTGCTCCTCTGCCACGCCGGCGGCCAGGGCGAGCGCGAGGCGGTGGTGGATACGGAGGGGGCCGGCCTCACCTACGAGCGGCTCCTCTCCCTCTCCTCCAGGGCCGCCCGCGTCCTCACCGAGCGCTACGGGCTCGGCGAGGGCGGCGTAGCCGCCATAGCCCCGGTAAACAAGGCAGAGGCTGTGGTGGCCCTCTACGCTGTCTGGCTCGCCGGCGCGGCCGCCGAGGTCCTGGACCCCCTGAGCCACAGCATGGACCTGGAGATGCAGCTGAGGCAGAAACCCCCGCGCGTCATGATAACCCACCGGGGGATGGAGGAGCTGCACTGCGGCGTGGCGGAGCGCCTGGGGGCCCGCTGCCTCCCGGCCGAGATGCTGGTCGAGGAGGCCGGGCACGGCGCCCCATGGGAGGGCTACACCAGGCCCAGGGCCTGGGACACGGCCATCATATACTTCTACGCGGGCATAGCGGGGCGGACGCTGCCGGTCCTCCACAGCCACTCCGGGATAGCGGCCTCAGCCCACACGCTCGTGGCCCACTACGGCCTGAGCCGGGACGACCGGGTGTTCGCCTCCGCCCCCATAAGCCACGCCCTCGGCCTCCAGCTCTCCCTGCTCTCCGCCCTCTACGCCGGCGGCACAGCGGTGCTCTACACGAAGAGGGGCAGGCTCGACCCAGGCCACGCGGCCTCAGCGCTCGCCTCCAGCAGGGCCACGATGGTGCTCGGGGCCCCCGGCTTCTACCAGGCAATCCTCTCCGCGGGCTACCGGGGCCACGAGGGGCTGCGCTACGCGGTGAGCGCCGGCGCCCCCCTGCCGAGGGAGACGCAGGAGGAGTGGGGCCGCGCCACCGGGGTGGAGCTGCTCCAGCTCTACGGCATGACGGAGGCGGCCCCCCTCACGGCCACCCTCCCCGGCGACAACCCGCCCGGCAGCATAGGCAGGCCGATGCCCGGGGTCGAGGCGAGGCTCGCCGACCCGGGCGACCCCTCGAGGCGGGCGGAGCGCGAGGGGGAGCTGCTGGCCCGCGGCCCCATGGTGATGAAAGGCTACATGGACGAGGAGGAGACGAGGCGCGCTATCCTCCCCGGCGGCTGGCTCCGGACCGGGGACATACTCGCCGTGGACGAGGAGGGCCACTACTACTTCCGCGGGGTGCGCAAGAGGATGCTCAAGTACAAGGGCTACCCGATATTCCCCAGGGACCTGGAGATACTGCTCGAGCAGCACCCCGCCGTGGCCCGCGCGGTCGTCGAGGGCGAGCCCGCCGGCGACCTCGGCCAGGTGCCGGTGGCCCGGGTCTGGCTCCGCCGCGGCGCATCCGCGACCAGGGAGGAGCTGCTCGACTGGGTCAACAGCAGGGTGGCTAGCTACAAGAGGCTGCGCCGCGTGGAGATAGCTGGCGAGCTGCCCGGGGAGGAGCAGCCATGA